The genomic stretch gacacatactctgaaaggtctgggagacaatgacactctactctgaaaggtctgggagacaatgacactactctgataggtctgggagacaatgactctctactctgataggtctgggatacaatgacactactctgataggtctgggaggcaatgacactctgataggtctgggagacaatgacactctactctgataggtctgggagacaatgacactctactctgaaaggtctgggagacaatgacactctactctgttAGGTCTGGGAggcaatgacactctactctgaaaggtctgggagacaatgacactctactctgataggtctgggagacaatgacactctactctgataggtctgggagacaatgacactctactctgataggtctgggagacaatgacactctactctgataggtctgggagacaatgacactctactctccaggtctgggagacaatgacactactctgataggtctgggacaatgacactctactctgataggtctgggagacaatgacactcccTCTGTTAGGTCTGGGAggcaatgacactctactctgataggtctgggagacaatgacactctactctgataggtctgggagacaatgacactctctcctgaaggtctgggagacaatgacccTACtccaggtctgggagacaatgacacctactctactctgataggtctgggagacaatgacactctactcaaTGGGAGCACACTCTACTCAgtctgaaaggtctgggagacaatgacactctactctgataggtctgggagacaatgacactctgtttgataggtctgggagacaatgacactactctgataggtctgggagacaatgacatctactctgataggtctgggagacaatgacactactCTGAGTTAGGTCTggggagacaatgacactactctgataggtctgggagacaatgggtaactctgataggtctgggagacaatgacactctactctgataggtctgggagacaattgGGTcttaggtctgggagacaatgacaatTACTCTGgttaggtctgggagacaatgacaggTTACTCTGAAGGTCTGAGACAATGACACTACTtgtaggtctgggagacaatgacactatTCTtctaggtctgggagacaatgtaCTCTTGTAGGTCTGGGAggcaatgacactctactctgtaggtctgggagacaatgacactctactggGGAGAGAACCACTgttaggtctgggagacaatgaacCCCATCAGGTCAGGGAGACAATGACAATACTCATCccaggtctgggagacaatggttactctgaaaggtctgggagacaatgacactctactctgaaaggtctgggagacaatgacaacTCTTGAAACCACAGCCCATCCTGGATGGAGACAATGACAccctctgataggtctgggaggcaATGActctctactctgataggtctgaaCTGTATTAGCTCTACTAGTACTAATTAGAAATGAAGTGTGAACAGTGTATCAGTGGAGGTTGctgagggaggacggctcataatgatGGCTGGAACGGTGCCAATGGAGCCATGtgtttcatgtgtttgataccattccactgattctgctccagtcattaccacaaattaaggtgccaccaacctcctgggctgtgtgtgtgtgtgtgtgtgtgtgtgtgtgtgtgtgtgtgtgtgtgtgtgtgtgtgtgtggtgtgtgtgtgtgtgtgtgtgtgaatgtgtgtgtgtgtgtgtgtgtacttgtgtaaCCAATTCCCctcttttttctctgtgtttcaGACTGAACCGGAGCTGATTGAGGAGACCAACGTGGATCGTCTGATTGGCTAGCGGGGGGTTATGTCTGCCCCAGAAAAGGTCACTCAGAGACCTCCACGTTGAGCTCCCAGCCGTCCATCGACGAGGTACGCCAGCAGATGCACCTGCTCTTGGAGGAGGCCTTCAGCCTGGCCTCAGGGGGACACTCCTCCACAGCCGGACGCCACCACCACTCCCATCATCCCCACCACGGTTACCACCACGGCCACTACAGCCCCGGACCTCCACCCCTGCCCTACTCTGACGTGGTGACCAGTGCACCGGGAACCATGAGCCGTGGCCGGGGAGGAGGGCTGCAGTGGGTGCCGGCGTACGGAGCAGACATGTATCAGTGCAGCCTCCCCAAACCTGTGAGTGGGTGGAAGGATACAACATCTGGGAATGGTTATGTTTGGTCAAAATGTACTACTGTACTGGTTCTAGTTGACTAAACCTTAACAAGTAGACACTTTCTCCTATCAGAAAACATCAACCCACAGTATATTATTCATGTGTGTGTTGACTTGTCTTCTTCCAGGCCTTTAGGTTCAACCAGCTTCCTGACATGGTTAtgacctctcctccaccccctatTCCCCCTCGCACCGGCCCCCCTCCAGGGACCTCTCTAAGACGGTACggccaggacacacacacacacacacacacacacacacacacacacacacacacacacacacacacacacacacacacacacacacacacacacacacacacacagccccataaCACTATTCTTTCCCCGAATGAATCAAAGCTGCAACACCTCACTCTCACCCAAAAATGAATCACTGAACTCCCCAACATTCACATGGTAATATTCACCAGGGAAATGCAGTGTGGCCAGACTGATCTCAGTCGTGTATACTGCACATTTGAAAGCAGAATCAGTGCAGAGGAAGATGACATGAATAGCAATGAGAATCCAGTGTTACTGTGGGTCTTATGTGGAGCACCACTGTCCTCTTGTGGTGAAGAATATGTGTTGCATGTGAATGTGATGTTGCGATGTGAGCATTATCTCTCCTCTGTCAGATCGCCTGACCTGGGGTTGACCAGAATCTCAGAGTCTGGGACCTACATGACGGACATGCAGACCCAGCATAATGACAGCAGCGCCCCTGTCTCTGTCAGATCTGTTATTGAGCAGTGACTCCCCTCAGTCCCCCTCCTCCAGAGCAGCACTCCCTCAGTCCCCTCTCCAGAGCAGCActcccctgtccccgtctccaGAGAGCACTCCCCTCAGTCCCCGTCTCCAGAGCAGCACTCCCCTCAGTCCCCCTCTCCAGAGCAGCACTCCCCCAGTCCCCCTCTCCTGCAGCCTCCCCTCAGTCCCCCTCTCCTGTCAGATCTGTCCCCTCTCCAGTGACCTCCCCTCCTCACAGGCCTTTCCACCCTCAGGTCAGAACCTGTttgtctgtttttttatttatgttttattacCTAGCCCTAGGTTCCTCACTGGGGAAGGAGTTTCCTAAGGAGTTTGGGTCAGAGTTTCTAAGGAGTTTGGGTTTGGGTTAGGAGTTATTAGGGACCATTTAGGTTTGTTaactttgttgtttttcactgtAGAACAACTTGATTATTCTTCTAGTAATGGTAGTTGTCTGTAGTATTGACCATGTGACCTAACCCCCCAGGAAACCCCTCACTGGCCAtcccagcctcctctgtctgagtACTTTGCCTCCACGCCTCCGTCCTCTTACCACAGCCCATCCTGGATGTCCTCCTCTGTCAGGATCTGTTAGTGGGCTGACTCTGTAAGAACCCCCTACTTTCCACACTCACCGTGTAGGTAGAAGTAGCTACCCACTGTAAGAATAGGTCAaagataaatacacaacacagagacagaggatgagaggTCTCCTCAATGGAGTAATAATGATGAAGGGAAATAGTGTTTTTTCTGTTATAGGGAATTATTGCTCAATGAGACATGGGTGAATATCCCCTCTTCTGAaataggatacttgttatttggccattggctaGTTTTATTCAGATCTgtaattggtcaaccacaggctagggcTGGGTTATAAAACTACACTGTCCCTTTGTTCTGGGTCAGAAccactggagagaatcactgaggacaggggagaatgaccATCTACCTCTCAGCATAACATCTATGATTTGGCCTCTGAATAAACCTATTTTCCCCCCTGACTTGCTTTGGGGTTTCTGTTATTGTAACATAAATTGCATAAATTGCTGATTGCACTGATCCTGGAACTACGTTACCTTATGGTAAAGTTAGGATTCCTATTCTGATCCTAAATCTGTACTTAAGGGTATGTTTTACCTGAGCCACAACCACTCCTCACTGCCCAATCCTGCCCCAGGTCTTAGAGTTGTTATGTAAACTAATGGAAAGTTACAGAGCTCAATGTGTTTTCCTGGATGTTTATAAGACACCAAAATGTGACTCATCATGAATATCTGTTACTGACCATgtgacctcccctctcctcactggCTCACTGGCCTTTCCTCTTCTGTCAGATCTGACCATgtgacctcccctctcctctgttcagatCACTGGTTATTGACTGGCCTTTCCTCCTCATGTGACTCCTGGCCTTTCCTCTCCTCACTGGCCTTTCCTCCTCTGTCAGATCTGTTATTGACCATgtgacctcccctctcctcactggCCTTTCCTCCTCTGTCAGATCTGTTATTGACCATGTgacctcccctttctcctcactggacctcccctttcctcctctgtcaGATCTGTTATTGATCATgtgacctcccctctcctcactggCCTTTCCTCCTCTGTCAGATCTGTTATTGACCATgtgacctcccctctcctcactggtctttcctcctcTGTCAGATCTGTTATTGATCATGTGACCTCACCCTTTCCTCTCTCACTGGCCTTTCCTCCTCTGTCAGATCTGTTATTGATCATGTGACCTCCTCACCTTTCCTCCTCCTCACTGgcctcactggtctttcctcctcTGTCAGATCTGTTATTGATCATgtgacctcccctctcctcactggtctttcctcctcTGTCAGATCTGTTATTGATCATgtgacctcccctctcctcactggCCTTTCTCCTCACTGgacctcccctttcctcctctgtcaGATCTGTTATTGATCATgtgacctcccctctcctcactggtctttcctcctctgacctcccctctcctcactggCCTCAGATCTGTTATTGACCATgtgacctcccctctcctcactggCCTTTCCTCCTCTGTCAGATCTGTTACTGACCATTtgatctcccctctcctcactggCCTTTCCTCTTCTGTATGGAATGTTCTTTGTAtccctgtttgtctgcctgtttcAACCAGATGTCTTCACGCAGTGTCTTTTTGCAGAACCAGTGTCATATAGAAACCATTTGCTGAACTGAATGTATGGCTGGCGTTGAGTGGACACAGCAAAATACCAGGGTAGTTGAGCACATTTCCTAAATGAACACctcttttcttttttcttttggGTATTTCAATTATTAGTTGTGTGTAGAGTCAGACACATCTCATGTCCACATTCTAAAGTAACCCATAAGTGGAGTTCAAATGCTTGGTTTGAATCGAAAGTCAATTTTTAAAAGTCACAGATATTTTAATCGCCGTTTTAATTTTTACTTCTTAATTTATTTTATCGTGTGAGTTTCATCCAAGTGTGCTTGTGTATATTTTCCCTTGTTTTCAGCCATTTGAATATATGTGTAATACATGTGGAAGAGAGACAATTTTCACCCAGCAAACTGATCCAATAAGGATAATATGTTTTTGAAtttgaaaaataaaaatgaaaacaaAGCATCAGCTGTATTTCCTATCATTTAGGTGGGTATCAAACCCTGTGTGGTAGTTTTGGTGACACCTGGCCTACCATCTCTTCCAGGTGGCTCTCCCGGGGTACGTGGAGGCCTTCCCTCATCCCCGCTACCCTCAAGGCAGCTCCCCCAGACTCCCCCTACACTATGGCCAGGCCATGGAGCCACCCCCCACCCCGACCACCGCCGCGTCCCAGCAGAGCCTGCCCGATGCGGGGGAGCCCAGAGACAGAGTCCCCCTCAGCAGTCTCTCCACATCCGCCCTGGTCCAGGCCATCCGCCAGGAGGTGGCAAAGCTGGCCAAGAAGCAGACAGACATGTTTGAGTTCCAGGTGTAATCCCTCTAGTGGCTGGGAGGTGGAATTGCAGCACTCTCTTTTCTGAACATGCTGTAACACTAGAGACAAAACAAACTCTCAAACTAAACTTTTTGACATTTGTATATTAAGACTGATAAAAGCCTctttctttctatttctctctctctcccacctctctcaaAGTGGGAAAATCCCACGTTTCTCTGACGTGTTTCATCACCATGCTGTTATTTTGGAGTTACTGAAGAGTGAAAGTGTTCTATCTCAAACTGTCAGTCATCTCTTCTTAACGATGTCTCTATAGTTACATTACCTGTTCCTTTACATTGTACATATGTCATCCCCACATCTAAAGACCTGGAATAATGAAAGATGAGTGtttcactaaccaggacagtaacctTAGCAACCCACGAAGTCGAGGGCAGGCAGACCGTGGCACTAAatcctccaaacaccggtttCGAGGGCATCACTTTTATACAATgtgttaccaacatattcaaataatgattgacatattttcattattattatttttttaaattaatttattcACACTAATACATCCTTCTACAAggtatagtcccgacacaaatctagccAGCTtgtcgttcgttctatcagttcgGTTGCTACAATAGAGAAGCGACACagagtcttttgttctgtatttatggatgcgacccagtcatttgttctaaatgttccgtTTCCAtgctggctggcaacgttcttatccctttcTTTCCTGTTAGCCAACTAAGGCTAACTTACAGCTAGAATAACAGCAGTagttgcatttgcatttgttttagCTGTTTTCTAGAGATATTTATTTGGATaaatccataacaatgagctaatgaggctcGATTTGTCCTGGCATACAAAATGTGCTCActtgtcaggacactgttgttcagagaggctaaccaacaacacagctaacacaatcacttcaaactgaagctggaaagactgcaaactagctgcacttcgtttcatttgaccttttttcaattgacatttctttgtatatatccataaaaacgaTACCAGCTGATTCATGATGTTGACTTgttgagaaacgctgcctgcctgtcttgtCCCGACTCCTGacatgttcattactatgggacagctggacgttgaatttgaatattgaaacaatgttgcaaatgttggagagacagacagcaaggtttatacaaatctccgctgttgcaAACGTAATGTTAGTCTAAaggaaatgtgagataatgtctagatgcttttatagtggagattaagtttataaattgcttggctgggATGATGAGgcagtggattgcacagtcatatggaacagagtaaatagacaatttaacatcatagatttagccggtggtaacttgtggaatagacactgactggaatgcggttttaaccaatcagcattcaggattagacccacccgttgtataatgtgtatatataagcATGTAAAGGGATGCCATGTATCTTAGCTCTTTTTATAGAACAAGTCCATTTCAACTAAAAGAGAGACTTCTGTTTTGTTGTCATCTGCAATGGCCCTGAGTATTCCATCCTCTGACTGAGAGGGGATTTAGCTTATGTTCTTCAATGACAATTGAGAACTGAGTCAGATTCCCTTTCCCTGTGCTCAGCCATGTCTTCTAAGTATCATTTCAAGCAGTTTGAAAACAATTGGACCACAAATTAGGCACAATTGAAGTCAGTAGATTTAAAGAAGGGTGTTGATTGTCTCCTATGAAAAGGAGGTGCTGGTATTGTATATGAATGGAAATGAACAGTGAGTTGAGATCTGACAACATGTTTGGAAGACACCTGTCAGAACACATGTGCCTCATAAACTGTGATTATTGTGTCGACAAACACTTGAATCTGAAGGATGCCAACAACAATTTCACTTGTTTCTTGACGATGCCTCCAAACTGCCTTTCACAACGTGAACATGATCAGAAATCCAGTACTGTAGCCCTTTTCTTGGACACTGTAAAGTTGGACTGGGTTTAACACAACTGTAAATGTGATGTGTTTCttaacagaaaggagagaggtcaCTTTAAAAGCTGACAGTGCTCAGTTAGATTTATCTTTTCTTTAGAAATCAAATAAATCATAAATTGGCCACAGAATCCACTcagtaaatgttaaatgttagaGAAAGTATGTATTGCACTGTAATGATTCTATATAACAGAGTGTCATATCTGTgttctacacaatacatttctacATTCTGTAATGTTTTTCTTCTAGTAATGATCAGATAAGACAAAAAGCAGACTGACTCTTTGACATTTTAGGACTGGAGATGTGCATCTCTGGTTTAATGCACAAAATCCCCAGGATTGATGGCACAAGGTCCTCTATTAGTTATAATGATACTATACAGTCCATATGGACAGTGGTGGACTGGGACACTGTTAACTACATAGATATTAGTTTGAGCTTTGAAGACCAAGGTCCTCTAGTAGGTATAATGATACTATACAGTTCATATGGACAGTGGTGGACTGGGACACTGTTAACTACATAGATATTATTTTGACCTTTGAAGACCAAGGTCCTCTAGTAGTTATAATGATACTATACAGTTCCATATGGACAGTGGTGGATGGGACACTGACATAGATATTGTTTGACCTTTGAAGACCAAGGACTGGGATACTATACAGTTCCATATGTGGTGGACTGGGACACTGTTAACTACATAGATATTAGTTTGACCTTTGAAGACCAAGGTCCTCTAGTAGTTATAATGATACTATACAGTTCCATATGGACAGTGGTGGACTGGGACACTGTTAACTACATAGATATTATTTTGACCTTTGAAGACCAAGGTCCTCTAGTAGTTATAATGATACTATACAGTTCCATATGGACAGTGGTGGACTGGGACACTGTTAACTACATAGATATTATTTTGACCTTTGAAGACCAAGGTCCTCTAGTAGTTATAATGATACTATACAGTTCCATATGGACAGTGGTGGACTGGGACACTGTTAACTACATAGATATTAGTTTGACCTTTGAAGACCAAGGTCCTCTAGTAGGTATAATGATACTATACAGTTCATATGGACAGTGGTGGACTGGGACACTGTTAACTATATAGATATTAGTTTGACCTTTGAAGACCAAGGTCCTCTAGTAGGTATAATGATACTATACAGTTCATATGGACAGTGGTGGACTGGGACACTGTTAACTACATAGATATTAGTTTGACCTTTGAAGACCAAGGTCCTCTAGTAGGTATAATGATACTATACAGTTCCATATGGACAGTGGTGGACTGGGACACTGTTAACTACATAGATATTAGTTTGACCTTTGAAGACCAAGGTCCTCTGTCAGCAGTGCATTCTTTACATCATATTGTGAATGTCGATCCCAATGACTTTGATCTCCTTGATGATTGTACTGTAACTTTTTATTTTTAACGAGAACCAGCTCAAATGCACTTTATCCTATAGGTATATGTCTGTTATGTTAACTGTTGCTGGACATGAAGGTGAAAAGGTTAGGGCAGCTCCCAGTCCTAAGTTTGGTCCTCTACATGGAGTCTGGCTTTTATTCTCTCGTTCCCAGTGAGTGAACACACCTTGTCTGAAGGTCCTTGTCTGTACAGTATTCATACAGTGGCCCTTGGTATTCTAATGGGTGGACGTGACATGCATGAGTCTACACATGGAAACCAAGGCTGAGATGAGCTTGGTTTGATTATATTTGATAAGAGGAacaggtgagagggggaagagtgtAATCGTTTTGGTCACAGTAAACCAAAGGATGGGTGGAAGAGCATATCAACTCACACATCATCGGTGGTATTGCAACACAAAAATAAACTGTTCAAATGAATTGTCCCAAAAATGTCACATATTTTCTCCTTCTGTGTTTATCATGATGACAAATTATTGCATTATTTCAGATGTAGGTCATAGTTTTTCACCCTGATTTCCTTTTTACTGACCCCTGTACAGTAGAGTTTCTGTTTTCAGATGCACCCTGGGAGATTGTGTTTTCCAGCCCGTCCTGTGTGTCTGAGTGTAAATAGGAGAGGAATACTCTCTGTTACTGTAACTCCAAACCAGAACTCTGTTGCTTTTCTGTTTCCAGCATCTATTTTGCTGATGGACTGACAAAACTCATGGTTGAGGATGGACGGTTATGTTATCATATAGCTGCAGTATTGTAAAGTGAAACCCTttctgtctgttctgtagatGCTGACCAGTTTTGtgatgaaatgaacacttttcacATTTGAATGCTGATACATCAGtctgaagagagaaacaggatggCAGATTATGTGATCTGAATCTTTGCAGATTAACTCAATAAAAGGGATGACAGATTGGCTGTTTGATGAAGAATGTGGTTTGTGACTTTAATATATGATTTATTTATGAACATAAATAgttgttagtcaaggtaattctGATGAGATACAATCATCATAGTTTTTCCCTGATTTGAATCCTTCTCTTCTCAGTTGTTGGATGACAGATGTATGAAGGTTGCTTAGGAAGTAATCTATaatgggagggaaagagaatcaTTCAATTTATAAAAGTGTTGGCACTAATTCTCCATAGAAGTCTAACATTGTAATAGACAACAGCATCAGACACcccaaact from Oncorhynchus keta strain PuntledgeMale-10-30-2019 unplaced genomic scaffold, Oket_V2 Un_contig_27909_pilon_pilon, whole genome shotgun sequence encodes the following:
- the LOC127923014 gene encoding uncharacterized protein LOC127923014, yielding MHLLLEEAFSLASGGHSSTAGRHHHSHHPHHGYHHGHYSPGPPPLPYSDVVTSAPGTMSRGRGGGLQWVPAYGADMYQCSLPKPAFRFNQLPDMVMTSPPPPIPPRTGPPPGTSLRRSPDLGLTRISESGTYMTDMQTQHNDSSAPVSSSTPSVPSPEQHSPVPVSREHSPQSPSPEQHSPQSPSPEQHSPSPPLLQPPLSPPLLSDLSPLQ